Below is a genomic region from Gillisia sp. Hel_I_86.
TTTCCATCGCCGGGGCAATCGCCTTCGGATCAGTGCCCAAGAGTTCATTGGTTCCCAACTCCAAGGTTTCTGGACGTTCGGTGTTGTCGCGCAGGGTCATGCAGGGAACATTCATGATGGAAGCCTCTTCGGTGATCCCTCCTGAATCGGTTACCACGGCTTTGGCTCTTTCTACCAAATAGTTGAACTCCAAATAACTTAAGGGCTCAACCATGTGGAGTCGCGGATGTGACACCCCCATACTTTTTAAAATCTTGGCCGTGCGCGGATGTACGGGAAAGACAAGCGGCAAATCTTGAGAGTGATCGATGATTTCATCCATCAACTTCTTTAAATTAGACTCTTGATCTACATTGGCGGGCCTATGTAAGGTCATTACAAGATAAGCTTTTTCCTGCAAATTTAATTCCGTCCAAATAGCAGGTTTTTTAAAGTTAGGTCTTTGTTTTAATAATGTATCAATCATAGTATTCCCCACATAAAAAATGCGTGCTTCTTCAACTCCTGAGTTTCTGAGATTATTATTGGCTCCCTCAGAGGTGGTAAAAAAGTAATTGCTAATGCTATCTGTTACCAATCTATTTATCTCTTCAGGCATTCCCCAATCCCCAGACCTTATACCTCCTTCTACATGAGCCACTTTGGTATGCAGTTTTTGTGCTACAAGCGCACAAGCCATTGTCGAGGTTACATCGCCCACGACCAAAACGAGATCGCTAGGATTTTCAAGCAATTCTTTTTCAAAGCCAATCATTATGGCTGCTGTT
It encodes:
- the wecB gene encoding non-hydrolyzing UDP-N-acetylglucosamine 2-epimerase, with product MKITIIAGARPNFMKIAPIIHAFQKAKAQGENIDFRLVHTGQHYDKKMSGSFFEQLEIPEPHANLEAGGGTQAEQTAAIMIGFEKELLENPSDLVLVVGDVTSTMACALVAQKLHTKVAHVEGGIRSGDWGMPEEINRLVTDSISNYFFTTSEGANNNLRNSGVEEARIFYVGNTMIDTLLKQRPNFKKPAIWTELNLQEKAYLVMTLHRPANVDQESNLKKLMDEIIDHSQDLPLVFPVHPRTAKILKSMGVSHPRLHMVEPLSYLEFNYLVERAKAVVTDSGGITEEASIMNVPCMTLRDNTERPETLELGTNELLGTDPKAIAPAMEKLFSDNWKKGREIPLWDGNTAERIVKHLLQISPKL